The following coding sequences are from one Mus pahari chromosome X, PAHARI_EIJ_v1.1, whole genome shotgun sequence window:
- the LOC110313284 gene encoding homeobox protein Rhox13-like, protein MADRVPFDHNYYIVECKEETNASAQAGAVASTSSTEEAPGAVAVAQPGVVSSHDNQGAVGSATVKENESDSSSSSSSSSSGSDSSSSESGSDSSDESDDSSSSDEDTSDTEEEAAPSVAAAVPPTVPVAAAIQIPGPCRYRPRPRQHRRRRGTPFHFTQWQVKEMESLFEETQYPDVLTRRALARTLNVPEVKVKVWFTNRRAKQRKIERREMLRNIPPANEDFIFITDMEEPS, encoded by the exons ATGGCCGACAGGGTCCCTTTTGACCACAATTACTACATTGTGGAGTGTAAGGAAGAAACAAATGCTAGCGCCCAGGCAGGGGCCGTGGCCTCCACCTCCTCAACCGAGgaggccccaggggctgtggcggTGGCCCAGCCAGGGGTGGTGAGCAGCCATGACAATCAAGGAGCCGTAGGCAGTGCCACTGTCAAGGAGAATGAGAGcgactcctcctcttcctcctcttcctcctcgagTGGGAGCGACTCCTCTTCCTCCGAGAGTGGGAGTGACTCCTCGGATGAGAGTGATGACTCGAGCTCCAGCGACGAGGATACTTCAGATACTGAGGAGGAGGCAGCTCCCTCGgtggctgctgctgttcctccaaCTGTTCCTGTTGCCGCTGCTATTCAGATTCCGGGGCCATGTCGCtaccgcccccgcccccgccaaCATCGTCGTCGTCGTGGAACCCCATTCCACTTCACACAGTGGCAGGTCAAGGAAATGGAAAGCCTGTTTGAAGAGACCCAGTACCCGGATGTGCTTACAAG AAGAGCACTTGCAAGAACTTTGAATGTTCCTGAGGTCAAAGTGAAG GTGTGGTTTACCAATCGGAGAGCAAAGCAGAGGAAGATTGAGAGACGTGAAATGCTAAGAAACATCCCACCTGCTAATGAAGACTTCATTTTCATAACCGATATGGAAGAGCCTTCTTAA